The Deltaproteobacteria bacterium region GCGCGACGCGGCCTTCGCGCGCGTGGGCGCGTCCTGGCGGCCCGGCGAGATCACCGTCGAGTCGGTGCGCCAGGCGACGAAGACGCACCTGACGCTCTCCTGGCGCGAGGCGCCGGACGTCCCCGAGGCGCTGTTCGAGCCTGCCGGCCTGGAACGACCCTCGGGGCTCACCTGGCCGGGCACGTCCAGCCCCTGATACGCGTACCGCCGGCTCAGCGCTCCGCCACGTCCGTCAGCGTCAGGTCGACGCGCAGGTCGGCCGCCACCCGCTCGAGGCGCTCGCGCAGCACGCGCCGGTCCAGCTCCGCCGGCACTGCCATCTCGATCCGCATGGTGAACATCGGCGTCCCCGTCTCGGCCCCCGGGCGCGACCGCGTCCCGAGCGCCGTGATGTTCACGCCGTGGTCGGCGAGCGTGCGCGCGATGCGGGCCACGATGCCCGCCTTGTCGACGCCGCTCACCTCGCACGCCATGGCCACCGTGTGCTGGCCCGGCGGGCGCGCGAAGGGATCGCCTTCCAGGGGGCGGAAGAAGACCGTGAGCCGCTTCTCCCACTCGAGCCGCTTGCAGCCGGCGGAGAGCCGCCGCTCGACGTCGGGCCCCTGCCCCGAGAGCAGGAGGAGAACGGCGAACTCCGAGCCGAGGATCGTCATGCTCGAGTCCTCGAGGTTGCAGTCGCACTCGTAGATCAGCTCGGCCAGGTCCGCGACGATCCCGGGTCGGTCGAGCCCGATGGCCGAGAGGGCGAACCAGCGTCCCATGGCCCGCCCCTACCACGCGGGCCCGGCGCCGGGAAAGCGCCCCCGCTCACGCGGGCCGCTGGTTGATGCGGGTCGCGGCCGCGGCGGCGCCGAAGCCGTTGTCGATGTTCACCACCACCACGCCGGCGGCGCAGGTGTTGAGCATGCCGAGGAGCGCCGCGAGGCCGCCCAGGCTGGTCCCGTAGCCGACGCTGGTCGGCACCGCGATCACGGGGCGGTCGACGAGCCCGCCCACCACGCTCGGGAGCGCGCCCTCCATGCCGGCGACGACGATCAGCACCGCCGCCTCCCAGAGCTGCTCGCGCCGCTCGAGCAGGCGGTGGAGGCCCGCGACGCCGACGTCGTAGATGCGCTCGATGCGGTTGCCCATGAGCTCGGCCGAGAG contains the following coding sequences:
- a CDS encoding ACT domain-containing protein, whose product is MGRWFALSAIGLDRPGIVADLAELIYECDCNLEDSSMTILGSEFAVLLLLSGQGPDVERRLSAGCKRLEWEKRLTVFFRPLEGDPFARPPGQHTVAMACEVSGVDKAGIVARIARTLADHGVNITALGTRSRPGAETGTPMFTMRIEMAVPAELDRRVLRERLERVAADLRVDLTLTDVAER